The genomic segment ACGACGGCTGGGCTGAAGCCGATAACAATATCGCTGAAAATGCGCTGCGGACGGTCAGTCTGGGGCGTAAAAACTGGCTGTTCTTCGGCTCAGACCACGGTGGTGAGCGGGGAGCGCTGCTGTACAGTCTGATCGGGACGTGCAAACTGAATGGAGTAGCTCCAGAACGTTACCTTCACCATATCCTTGACGTCATTGCTGACTGGCCGGTAAACCGGGTTGGTGAACTGCTGCCGTGGCGGATCACACTGCCTGCCGAATAACCCATCCTCGTCACGTCAATACGGTTCGCGCTATACGCTTACCAACAATGCAGGGGTAGAACTTTTCTAGCAGCACAAGCTCCGCTTCATCCATCTCACCAGGATTATCAATCCCCAGCTTATTTGCCAGGACATGCTCATCGGGGTTTTTCTCATATTGTCCTTCACTGCCTGAGACACGGTATCGGCTCAAGGCAACATTTTGCGCTAAGGAAGAGCTAAAATTATAACGCTGAATGAGTAGGGTGAAATGATAATATAATCAGCGGGTTAGCAATTGTAGTTTCAAGTTCTGAAAGAAAATAATCAGTCTTAATATACCGTTGCATCCTTAGCTTGTGAGCATCTAAATAGGCAATTGAGCTCATGGAGCTATGATATCCCTTTTTTTGATAATATTACGCTCCAAGGCCGTAAGTTCCCTTTAATGTCGCATGAAAAAGTGCGGCGCAGAAAAATGTCAGGATTTTACGAGACGCCCTCCGACATTAATTCAATGACGATTTTTCCATGCTCAACGCCCACCCTCACTCGTGAATTTGTGGTAAAGCCAGCTTGCTCAAGCCAGTCGCCTTTCAGGCTCAGCGCAGCATGGACGCTATAACCTGTTGGGACTTTTGTTTTACGATTTTCATGTCGTCTCCTGAAGTAACCCACTTTTAACTGCCGATAGGGTCTGTTAATGGCCATGTCCTGCATATAACCTCCGTGCGATGCCGGAAATATCGTTGTGTAATTGCTGTATAAAATACCAGTAAAGAGGCGGTAGAGTGGAGTTAATACTGGAAGGAGGATCCAGAAAAAGGAATGCAACAACTGTAATTCAGAATCAAAAGGGGTAATTATTTTTAGCGTCTGTCTGCTGTGCCGTGCAGCAGGAAGGCATAACCAGAGCACCACTAACGCGACCACAAAGAAGCCCGCACCGGCCAGAGCGTGGCCGCCGGACGCAGGGGGAGTAAAGACATGCTACCGGACCTTAAACAATAAAATGTATGTGCTTTTTGCCATGGTAAGGGGAGATCTCAATTTTGTTTTTGACCCGAAAAACGTCCCAGAGAAGATCTTCAGATAAAATTTCCTGCGGGGTTTCCGTAGCCACAATTTCCCCTTTCTGCATCACGATCAGCGAATCACAGAACATCGATGCATGATTAAGATCGTGAATGGCGACGATGCTGGTCAGCGGGAGTTGACTGATCACGGGCATCAACTGCATCTGGTGGTGAATGTCCAGGTGATTGGTGGGTTCATCGAGCAGGATTTCAGTCGGCGTTTGCGCCAGCGCGCGGGCAATATGTACCCGCTGGCGCTCCCCGCCGGATAAATTCAGCCAGCCCTGATCGCTTTTTTCCAGCATATCGACCCTTTCCAGCGCGGCGATAACGGTCTCGTCATCGTGTTGTCTCCAGTTGGAAAACGCGGAGTGATGTGGAATGCGCCCGAGTTTGACCACGTCGCGAACGCGCATATTGGCATCACCGTAGAGCGTTCTGATTGTCGGGTTCATTGCCTGGCCATCCATCACCACGATATGGCCTTTTTTTACCGCGTCCAGTTGGCTGACTGCCGGGTCGCTCTTGAGGAATTTGATTTTTTCCTCGGCGTTGTCCAGCGCCCAGCGGTTGCGATCCAGGTTTGAGACCACGATGACATCCGGGTTCGCTGCAATGATGTTTTCCCAGCCCACGGTGGGCCACTCTGTCTCTGAGGTAATGGTGTTATGGCCACCCAGCACATTAGCGATAAACCCGGAGGCACTGTTTTTACCGCCTACATAGGCATCAGCAGAAGGGGAGGCGCTCGAGAACCAGAAGACAAAGGAGAGATCTTTTTTATTCTTACCAAATTCAGAGCGCAGGGCGTTTTCGCGTTTTTTTAAATCAGCGATTAAGGCGTTACCCCCGGTCCTGTACGTTAAAAATGGCGGCGAAATCCGCAATCTCTTTATAAAGCCAGGTCGTGTGCCACAGTTTTTGACGGCTGCCGCCAGATCTTCTCGCTTCGTGACCTTACTCTCCGGCCCGAGCAGGAGAGGCAGTTGCGAAGGGACAAAATCAGGGTTTTGCGCAAGTATTGATTCAAGAGTAGGGATTTCAATCGTCAGAGGATAAGTGGTTGCCAGCGCAGAACCGAGCGATGCAACCGCCAGGCCCACCGCGCAGAGGATCTTATTCATATAACGGCACCCTTCATTAAAATCATTATAAATGCAAATGAAAATCATTATCGATGAGGGGTTTTATACCGGGAAAAATATATTGTGTCAATGAGGGATAGTTTCGGAGGGTGATAAATAGCGGTGCGAGAACACCGCCGGAATGATCGCTACGCCAGGCTCTCTTTATCAATGCCCAGCCGCTTCATACGCGACAGCAGAGTGGTGCGTTTTAACCCCAGCCGCTGAGCGGCGCCTTTAGGTCCGGCCACCACGCCGTTGGTCTCTTTAAGCACGCGCATAATCAGCTGGTATTCGTCTTCGCCATCCTGCGCCACTTCCGCCGCCGTCACGGACGCTTCCGCCAGTGAGACGTCGGGCAGTGACAGCTGCAGTACGTTGCCGCGCGTCAATAGCACCGCACGCTCAATGACGTTTTCCAGTTCGCGAACGTTGCCAGGCCACTCCATGGAAGAGAGCGTACGTAGCGTCTCGGCAGGGATACTGTCGATATTTCGCCCCATTCTGCGCGCAATCTTAGCGGTGAAGGCTTTGACCAGCAGAGGAATATCTTCCGGGCGCTCGCGCAGCGGCGGCAGGTAGATCGGGAACACGTTCAGGCGATAATAGAGATCGCTTCGAAACTCGCGGTCGGCGACCATTTTTTTCAGGTCGCGGTTTGTTGCCGCAATTAAACGCACATCCGTCTGGATCAGCTTATTGCTGCCGAGACGTTCAAACTCCTGCTCCTGAAGAACGCGAAGCAGCTTTGGCTGGAGCTCCAGCGGCATATCGCCCACTTCATCGAGAAACAGCGAGCTTTTATCTGCCAGTTCAAAACGGCCGAGACGTTGGCTGCTGGCGCCAGTAAACGCGCCGCGCTCATGGCCGAAGAGATCGCTTTCCAGCAGCCCGGCAGGCATGGCGGCACAGTTCATCTTCACCATGCGGCGGCTGTTGCGGTTGCTCAAATTATGGATAGCACGGGCGATCAGCTCTTTGCCGGTGCCGGTTTCGCCGAGAATAAGCACCGTGCTGTCGCTCTGTGCGACCATTTCAACCTGCTTGAGCACGCTGTACATGGCATCGCTGCGACCAATAATTTCGCCAAACTCGCTGTCAACATTGTTGAGTTGTTCGGTCAGGGCCAGGTTTTCATCCACCAGCCGCTCTTTCAGGCGATGGATCTCCTGATAGGCCAGGGCATTATCCAGCGCGATGGAAATACGCTCGGCAATCTGGCGCAGCAGCTTAAGGTTGGCGGTGGTAAACACGCCTTCCTCGCACTGCGCCAGCTTCAGCACGCCAAGCATTGTATTGCCGGACATCAGCGGCAGCAGACACAGGGTCTGAATTTTATTGCCCCAGGTGTTGAACAGCATACGCTCATAAGGTGCCAGCGCATCCTGTTCGTTGAGGTTGAGCAACAGGATCTCTTTGCTTCTGAACACCCGCTCAGAGAGCGTGCCGGCCTCATCGACCTCACTTTGTTCATGGGCCGGGTTGGCCTCATCGAGATAGTGCGTGGAGTAGATATTCAGTTTGCCCTTGCGATGCCCCCGCAGGGCGATACTGATAGCATCGATTTTGAAATAGTGATGGATCTCTTTCGAGACTTCACTGACCAGTTCATCCATGTCGAGGCGGGAAAGCACCGCGTTAGTAATCGCGACCAGGATGCGAAAGTTATCACGCTCGCGGCTTAGCAGGTCGTAATCGACATTATTGCTGACGCGGCTTTGGATCTGCTCTGCGACGACCGCTGCAATTTGCGTGAACGTATGCAGGCGCTCGTATTCGGCCTCGCTCCAGGGCTGGTCGGTATTGCGGATAAACTCGCAGCCGCCAAAGATATGACCTTCCGCCGCCAGGGGCAGCATGCTGTAGTGGCCGAACGGTTGATATAAGTGACTTTGCGCCAGCATTGGCCAGGCTTGCTCGAATTCATCGAAGTTGCAATGCAGCGCTTCCGGACGGGAGAGAATGCGCCGTACCGGACCATGAGCGAGAAACGTTTCATCTTCATATTCAAAGGATTTGCCGTTATCACGCGTTGAATGATAGCTCGCGCGATGGC from the unidentified bacterial endosymbiont genome contains:
- a CDS encoding SymE family type I addiction module toxin, with the translated sequence MQDMAINRPYRQLKVGYFRRRHENRKTKVPTGYSVHAALSLKGDWLEQAGFTTNSRVRVGVEHGKIVIELMSEGVS
- the flhA gene encoding formate hydrogenlyase transcriptional activator FlhA; this translates as MPYTPMSNLGQQGLFDITRTLLQQPDLGSLSDALTRLVRQSALADNAAIVLWHSGSHRASYHSTRDNGKSFEYEDETFLAHGPVRRILSRPEALHCNFDEFEQAWPMLAQSHLYQPFGHYSMLPLAAEGHIFGGCEFIRNTDQPWSEAEYERLHTFTQIAAVVAEQIQSRVSNNVDYDLLSRERDNFRILVAITNAVLSRLDMDELVSEVSKEIHHYFKIDAISIALRGHRKGKLNIYSTHYLDEANPAHEQSEVDEAGTLSERVFRSKEILLLNLNEQDALAPYERMLFNTWGNKIQTLCLLPLMSGNTMLGVLKLAQCEEGVFTTANLKLLRQIAERISIALDNALAYQEIHRLKERLVDENLALTEQLNNVDSEFGEIIGRSDAMYSVLKQVEMVAQSDSTVLILGETGTGKELIARAIHNLSNRNSRRMVKMNCAAMPAGLLESDLFGHERGAFTGASSQRLGRFELADKSSLFLDEVGDMPLELQPKLLRVLQEQEFERLGSNKLIQTDVRLIAATNRDLKKMVADREFRSDLYYRLNVFPIYLPPLRERPEDIPLLVKAFTAKIARRMGRNIDSIPAETLRTLSSMEWPGNVRELENVIERAVLLTRGNVLQLSLPDVSLAEASVTAAEVAQDGEDEYQLIMRVLKETNGVVAGPKGAAQRLGLKRTTLLSRMKRLGIDKESLA